DNA sequence from the Rhizobium lusitanum genome:
GACAAGGTGCGGATATCGGCGGCCATCGAGGCTTTCGCCGGTCTGGGACGCGAGCATTTGGCGAAGGCGCGGGCCGCAGGCCCTATAGCGCCTTTGGTGTTTCCAGCCTTTCTGCCGGTAGTCCTGGCTGAACCGGTGCTGAAGCGGGCACAAAAGCTGGGCGCCAAATTGTTCGATCAGCCCTTCCAGTCGTCGCAATGGCGCCGGCAGATGCGCATGGCGCTGGCCTCCATAACGAAGAAAATCTGAAATCGACCAAGTTCGCGCAAGTCTCGAGGTTTATGGAGATTGCCGAATTGTCGCCCGTATTCCTCTGGAGGAGCCGCCATGGGCATTATCGTCTGGTGCACACTCTTTGCGATCGTCGTCTTCTTTGCCTTCTTTATCGCGCGCATGACGTCGCAGAATAAGGAAGACGGTTTACACGACACCGGTCTTGCCATTCTTGAATTCGGACGCGCCTTTCCGACGGAAGCGATCCGGCAATTGCAGACGACGGCGAATGGCCAGGCGGTGTTCGTGCGCCTGCATGACGACAAGGCCGGCTTCATGCGGAGCTTGCGCAATCACTATAGCGTTCATCTGATCGAGCCGGGTAGGGCGCGCGCCAAGGATTCGGGGACCGGCCATGGTTTGACGATCGATTTCCTTGACGCGCCCCATCACAACGGCACGTTTGAGTTCTCGACGCCTGCCGAGGCGGCCGAAGTCTCACTCTGGCTGCTTGGCAATTATATTGCGAGTGAAGATCTCAAGCCATCGGCAACGATGCCGACGGCAAAGGCTTGAGAAGGTCTTAGGCACTCTCGGCGACGACTGGCGACTGGAAGACCGGTGCTTCAACGCCCAGCCATGCCGCGCAATCCGTAAGCGCCCGCTTGGCGATCAGTTGCCGCTTCATGATCGTCTTGTCCTTACCGCGAAAGCGCTTGACGCCTTCCGGCTTGACGATAGAATCCGGTTCCAGCTCCGGAAATAGCCCGAAATTGACGTTCATCGGCTGGAAGGAGCGCTTGCCCGGCTCTTCGTCGGAGACGATATGACCGCCGGTGATATGGTTGAGCAGCGACCCCAGCGCCGTTGTGGCTGGCGGCACGGATGGTGCCTCGCCCTTGCGCTCAGCGGCAGCGAAGCGACCGGCGAGCAGGCCGATGCTTGCGCTCTCGACATAGCCCTCGCAGCCGGTTATCTGGCCGGCAAAACGCAGGCCCGGCCGCGATTTCAGCGTCAGGGAGTGGTCGAGCAGGGTCGGTGAATTGATATAGGTATTGCGGTGCAGGCCTCCGAGCCGTGCGAATTCGGCATTCTCCAGGCCGGGGATCAGTCGGAAGATCTCAGCTTGCGCGCCATATTTCAGCTTCGTCTGGAAGCCGACCATGTTGTAGAGTGTGCCGAGCGCATTGTCCTGGCGGAGTTGTACGACAGCATAGGCCTTGACGGTCGGATTATGGGCATTGGTCAGTCCCATCGGCTTCATCGGCCCGTGGCGCAGCGTCTCGCGTCCGCGCTCGGCCATGACCTCGATCGGCAGGCAGCCGTCGAAATAGGGCGTGCCTTCCCATTCCTTGAAACCAACGCCATCGCCGGCGATCAACGCATCAAGGAAGGCATTGTATTGGGTTTCGTCCATCGGGCAGTTGATATAGTCCTTACCGGTGCCACCCGGCCCGACCTTGTCGTAACGGGACTGATACCAGCAGATATCCATATTGATGCTGTCGCGATAGACGATCGGCGCGATGGCGTCGAAAAAGGCTAGCGCATCAGCGCCGGTCTCAGTCTGAATGGCGCTGGCAAGGCCAGGTGCCGTCAGCGGGCCAGTGGCGATGATCGCCTGGTCCCATTCGCTGGGCGGCAAACCCTCTATTTCCTCACGCACCACGGTGATCAGCGGATGACTTTCGACCGTCCGCGTGACCGCCGCCGCAAATCCGTCGCGGTCCACCGCCAACGCACCGCCAGCCGGAACCTGGTGCTTGTCGGCGCAGGCCATGATCAGCGAACCGGCCAGGCGCATTTCCGCATGGATGACGCCGACTGCATTGCTAGTCGCGTCGTCGGAGCGGAAGGAGTTGGAGCAGACGAGTTCCGCCAGATCGTCGGTCTTGTGCGCCTCGGTGCCGCGTACACCACGCATTTCATGGAGGATGACTGGTACGCCGGCGCTGGCGATTTGCCACGCGGCTTCAGAGCCGGCAAGGCCGCCGCCGATTACGTGGATGGGAGAAAAGGAGCTGGTCTTTGTCATGGGCGCGTCATTATCACGGGCAGGCCGATGATCCAATTGCTTTACGCAGGTCCTGGAATCAAAAACGGCGCCGAAAGGCGCCGTCTTGAGGCAGTCCGTTCAGTCCGTTTCGATTAACGGAAAGAACGCGAAGCAATGTTGCGGATTTCGTAACGGCTAACGCCGATATCCGACAGGGTCTGGCTGGAAAGGTTGCCGAGCTCGTTCAGAGTGCGGCGGTAGCTGATCCAGTTCTTAGCAATACGAATCGGGTTCATGATCTTGTCCTCAAGTAGTCAGTTGCGAGCGGCGCGATTGCCGCCTCAGCGCTTGAGATACATATATACATAAGGACGCTGATTTTGCAGTGCGAATTAAAAGCATCTGCTATGCGTTTGTGCAATGTGACGCCTAAAAAGCCATCATCGCCTAAATTTTATCCGACATGCGCGTGGCGAATGGCTTGGAAGCAGCCTGCTTGTTGTGCAGGTGCGAATAGCGCGCAAAAAAGAACGCCCGTCGCGGTGTCCGCAACGGGCGTTGTGAGGCTGTCGCTGTTGGGCGAAGCCAGTCCGGCGATTAGCGGCCGGTGGCTTCGCGAGCTACGCGATGGATGTCAGAACGGTCGATGCCGAGGTCGTGCAGTTCGCGGGTGCTCATGCGGCCAAGTTCGGTAACGGTCTGACGATACTTGCGCCAGTTATTGAAAGAGCGGCTCAGGTTCATTGTAATTCCCTTTCGAGGATTTGGAGATCTAGCGGTTCCGCGATTGGTTCCAGCCTCGATCTAATGGATTTAAATATATTGTTGCGGTGCGAAAACTAAAAGAGCGAATGCTTCATGCCACCTATGCATAAAACGCAATACTCGCAGGTGTTTTGCCTAAGATGATGGCTGCTTTATGTGCACATCACGGCGGCGTGATGATGGCTCCTGGAGCGTTTATTCAGCCGAATATAAGTACTTACGCCCAGGCGTCGAGCAATTGCCCGGATATTGTCTGCGTCTTGCCACGATTCTTGCGTTCTTTCGAACTGCATTGTGTGGAAGAGATCGCTGATGGCGGGCTGAAGAAAAACCTGGCCTCGTGCGGCCCCCGCGCCAACTTGTCTTGCCTGAGCGCGTTCTAAACCGCTGCGCAGGCAAGAATCGCTGATTCTAAGGCGACTAAACGATTTAATCGGAGGATAAAAAATAACGCCCACCGCGGGAGGAGGATGCGGTGGGCGTCATTTGTGGTGATTGACGACTGGGAGGAGGAGTGTCGTCAATCTATCGGAGCGCACTGGGAGGAGGAGTGTGCGGCCCCGAATTCTGTATGGGGAAATCATTCCCCAGGCTCTTTCCAGCTTTCGCCGAAGCGGCGCGCCACCGCCGTCCTTGAGAGGTATAAATAGTATGACTTTTGAATTTTGTGCAACGCAATAATATCATGGGAGGTATGTTGGGTGCGCATGCCTTTGGAAGGCTTTTCCACGCCACCCCGCACTATGGCGAATGGAGTCTTAATTCTGCGTGAATATGATGCGGCTCGCCGCCATTTCCTTATGGCCCCGTATATGGGTGAACGGCCTCGATTGCATTCCATTATTGGATGGGACACGTTGAGGTAAGGGAATCGCAGTCGGGAGCGCGCAATGTATCGGGGTAGGCTAGAGCGTGATCTGAAGATCTGGGTCGAAAAGGGGCTGGTGGGAGCGCCAGCAGCCTCGGCTATCCTCAACGAATATGACAGCAGGCCCGCAAGCTTCAGCGTCGGTCGCGTGCTAACCGTCATGGCGGCGCTGCTGGTCGGTGCCGCCATCCTGCTCTTCGTCGCTTCGAATTGGGAAGAGATTCCAAGGATCATCCGGCTCCTTGGTCTCGTCGCGCTCATCTGGGCCTTTTATCTTGGCGGCGCCTATCTGTTGACGCGCGGACGCTCGATTGTTGCGTCGGCATTGCTGATTATCGGGACGATGACGTTCGGCGGCGCCATGTCACTGGTCGGCCAGATGTACAATATATCCGGCGATGAGCTGACGATGATGATCGTCTGGTTCGCAGCCGCAGCCATTGCGGCGGCATTGTTTCGTTCGGCCGCGCAGGTGGCACTTGCCGGTTTCCTGGCCTGGGGCTTTTGCGGCTTCTATCTCTGGGGACACTCCGACGAGTGGTACGGCGTCATGCCTTGGGTGCCGCCGGTTATGGCGGCGGTCGTGATCGCTCTCGTTCGATATGTCGATGCGCCCCAGGTACGGCATCTCGCTTATCTCATGCTTGTCGGCTGGCTGACATGGATTTTCGCGCAATATGAGAGCTTGCACGCTGCCATGCTGCTGGCCGCCGCCGGCTTAATTGCCTTCCTGGCGATCAGTCTTCCGGTTTCGCCGCTGGCGCGGATCGCCCGGAGTGCCGGTGCGGCGCCTGCCTTCTACGCATTCCTCGTCGCTGCCATCGGCCTCCTCGCAATCCACGGGGAAATTGCCTACGGGCTTTTTGCGAATGACATCTGGGTTCAAAACAAGCTGCCGCTCGTCGTGCTGGCCTTCGCAGCGCTGGCAAGCGCGGTCGTTGCGATCATTCTCAGTGGCCGCGACAATGGCGCTGTGCGTTATCTCGCCTATTTGGTCTTCGCCTGCGAAATCCTCTATCTCGCCAGCGAAACAGTCGGCTCGATCATCGGAACATCGGGCTTCTTCCTGATCAGCGGCGTGCTGGTCGCGATTGCCGCCTGGCTGGTTATCCAGTTGGAGCGGCGATTTTCCCATGGTGACGCGCAGGGGGACAAGGCATGACGTTGCTCGCTGATACGAACTCCGCCGGAGGCAAT
Encoded proteins:
- the trmFO gene encoding methylenetetrahydrofolate--tRNA-(uracil(54)-C(5))-methyltransferase (FADH(2)-oxidizing) TrmFO, yielding MTKTSSFSPIHVIGGGLAGSEAAWQIASAGVPVILHEMRGVRGTEAHKTDDLAELVCSNSFRSDDATSNAVGVIHAEMRLAGSLIMACADKHQVPAGGALAVDRDGFAAAVTRTVESHPLITVVREEIEGLPPSEWDQAIIATGPLTAPGLASAIQTETGADALAFFDAIAPIVYRDSINMDICWYQSRYDKVGPGGTGKDYINCPMDETQYNAFLDALIAGDGVGFKEWEGTPYFDGCLPIEVMAERGRETLRHGPMKPMGLTNAHNPTVKAYAVVQLRQDNALGTLYNMVGFQTKLKYGAQAEIFRLIPGLENAEFARLGGLHRNTYINSPTLLDHSLTLKSRPGLRFAGQITGCEGYVESASIGLLAGRFAAAERKGEAPSVPPATTALGSLLNHITGGHIVSDEEPGKRSFQPMNVNFGLFPELEPDSIVKPEGVKRFRGKDKTIMKRQLIAKRALTDCAAWLGVEAPVFQSPVVAESA
- a CDS encoding DUF1127 domain-containing protein — translated: MNPIRIAKNWISYRRTLNELGNLSSQTLSDIGVSRYEIRNIASRSFR
- a CDS encoding DUF1127 domain-containing protein; amino-acid sequence: MNLSRSFNNWRKYRQTVTELGRMSTRELHDLGIDRSDIHRVAREATGR
- a CDS encoding DUF2157 domain-containing protein, producing the protein MYRGRLERDLKIWVEKGLVGAPAASAILNEYDSRPASFSVGRVLTVMAALLVGAAILLFVASNWEEIPRIIRLLGLVALIWAFYLGGAYLLTRGRSIVASALLIIGTMTFGGAMSLVGQMYNISGDELTMMIVWFAAAAIAAALFRSAAQVALAGFLAWGFCGFYLWGHSDEWYGVMPWVPPVMAAVVIALVRYVDAPQVRHLAYLMLVGWLTWIFAQYESLHAAMLLAAAGLIAFLAISLPVSPLARIARSAGAAPAFYAFLVAAIGLLAIHGEIAYGLFANDIWVQNKLPLVVLAFAALASAVVAIILSGRDNGAVRYLAYLVFACEILYLASETVGSIIGTSGFFLISGVLVAIAAWLVIQLERRFSHGDAQGDKA